The Seriola aureovittata isolate HTS-2021-v1 ecotype China chromosome 2, ASM2101889v1, whole genome shotgun sequence genome has a segment encoding these proteins:
- the pnp4a gene encoding purine nucleoside phosphorylase 4a, with protein sequence MHSREQISHDEYQKTADWLMSQTRHRPQVAIICGSGLGMLADTLKCQDSFAYSDIPGFPQSTVQGHAGRLVFGELKGKTCVCMQGRFHMYEGHSLCKTTFPVRVFKLLGVETLIVTNAAGSLADSLQPGDIMIIKDHVNFPGLVGLNPLSGPNDDKFGPRFPAMSGCYDKGLRCLALDIAKQLGVASLMQEGVYAMVGGPNFETIAEARLLHRLGVDAVGMSTAPEVVVATHCGLRVFGLSLITNKVVKSYEDSESVNHEGVLEVGRLRSHTVQQLVTELISRMEINNNNTINTAV encoded by the exons AtgcacagcagagagcagatcAG TCATGACGAATACCAGAAGACAGCTGACTGGTTGATGTCTCAGACGAGGCACCGTCCCCAGGTGGCGATAATCTGCGGGTCCGGACTGGGGATGCTCGCTGACACCCTCAAGTGTCAGGACTCCTTCGCTTATTCTGACATACCAGGCTTCCCCCAGAGCACAG tgcaGGGTCATGCAGGTCGACTGGTTTTCGGGGAACTGAAGGGGAagacatgtgtgtgcatgcagggtCGCTTCCACATGTACGAAGGACACTCACTCTGcaag ACAACGTTTCCAGTTCGAGTCTTCAAGCTGTTGGGCGTGGAGACTCTGATTGTGACAAATGCTGCCGGCTCATTGGCTGACAGTCTCCAGCCTGGTGACATCATGATCATCAAAGACCACGTTAACTTCCCTGGACTGGTCGGTCTGAACCCGCTGAGTGGACCCAACGACGACAA GTTCGGTCCTCGTTTCCCAGCCATGTCAGGTTGCTACGACAAAGGCCTGCGTTGCCTAGCATTGGATATTGCCAAGCAGCTGGGCGTGGCCAGCCTCATGCAGGAGGGCGTGTACGCCATGGTGGGAGGGCCAAACTTTGAAACCATCGCTGAGGCCAGACTATTGCATCGACTGGGGGTGGATGCTGTCG gtatGAGTACGGCTCCTGAGGTCGTCGTAGCGACTCACTGCGGTCTCAGAGTCTTTGGTCTCTCTCTGATCACCAAcaag GTGGTGAAGAGCTATGAGGACTCTGAAAGTGTGAACCATGAGGGCGTCCTGGAGGTCGGCCGGCTGCGTTCTCacactgtgcagcagctggtgaCTGAACTGATCAGCAGAATGGAgatcaataataacaacacCATCAATACtgctgtctga